The DNA region CGACTTCGACGGCATCCAGATGGACACCGTCCACCACGTCTGGGTCGACCACAACCGCTTCTCGCGGATCTGCGACGGGCAGCTCGACATCCGCAAGGACAGCGAGTACGTCACCGTCTCCTACAACCGCTTCGAGAACAACAACAAGACCCTCGGCATCGGCTGGACGCCGAACGTGAAGACGCAGATCACCATCGACCACAACTGGTTCCGCGGTACGAAGCAGCGCAACCCGTCGGCCGACAACTGCGCCTACGCACACCTCTACAACAACTACATGACCGCCCAGGCGGACCCTGGCGACCCCGTATGGACGTACGGCAACTGGTCCCGCGGCAAGACCAGGATGGTCATCGAGAACAGCTACTACAAGGACGTCCAGCACCCCTACCAGGCGGACACCACCGCCGAGTTGGTGCAGCGCGGCTCGATCCTGAAGAACACGAGCGGGCGCCAGGAGACGTGGGGCACGGCCTTCGACCCGCGGGACCTCTACGACTACCGGCTCGACCCCGCGGCGGCCGTTCCCGCGCTCGTGTCCAGGTTCTCCGGTCCGCAGAAGGCGCTGCACACCCGCCACTGACACCCACCGGCCCCACATGACTCCCCACAGCCCCACAACTTCACAGCGACACAACCCTCGTTGGATCCAGAAGAAGAGAGCCGATGATGAAGACCAGCATTCACAGGAGCAGCAGAGGCGGGCGCCGTTCGACAGCCGCCGTCGCCCTGAGCGCCGTACTCGCGCTGACCGCCACGGCCTGCGGCGACGACGGCAGCGGGTCGGCCGGTGACAAGGGCGCCGACGGCAGTGGCAAGGGCGAGATCGTCTTCTGGGACAACAACGGCGGTATTCGCACCGACGTCTGGAAGAAGATCATCGCCGACTTCGAGAAGGCGAACCCGGACATCAAGGTCAAGTACGTCGGGATCGCCTCCACCGAGTACCAGTCCAAGGTCGACACCGCCCTCCAGGGCGGCGGGCTGCCGGACGTCGGCGGTGTCGGCGCGGCGATGCTCGCCGGGTTCGCCGCCCAGAACGCGCTGGAGCCGCTGGACGACCGCCTCGGCAAGTCCTCCCTCAACGGCAAGCTCAACGAGGACATGGTCAAGTCGCTGAAGGCCGCCGGTGGCCGGGACGACACGCTGTACTCGATCCCGACCTCCGCCAACAACGGCGTCCTCTACTACCGCACCGACCTGTTCAAGAAGGCGGGCCTGGACGAGCCGAGCACCTGGGACAAGTTCTACGAGGCCGCCGACAAGCTCACCGACAAGGGCAAGAACGAGTTCGGCTACACCATCCGCGGTGGCGCCGGCTCCATAGCCCAGGCGCTCGACGCGATGTACGGGCAGTCCGGCATCACGTCCTTCTGGGACAGCGGCAACGAGAAGACCACGGTCAACGACCCCAAGAACGTGGCGGCCCTGGAGAAGTACGTGGGCCTCTTCAAGAAGGTCACCCCGGCCGCCGACCTCAACAACGACTTCACCAAGATGGTCGCCCAGTGGGACTCCGGCACGATCGGAATGCTGAACCACAACCTGGGCTCGTACCAGGACCATGTGAAGGCGCTCGGCGTCGACAAGTTCCGCGGTATTCCGCAGCCGGTCGGACCCGGTGGCAAGCGGGTCCAGGTGTCCAACCCCGTGGACGGGCTGGGCCTGTTCAAGAGCTCCAAGAACAAGGACGCCGCCTGGAAGTTCATCGACTTCGCGACCTCGAAGGCGGAGAACTCCATGTTCAACGAGTCCGCGGGGCAGGTGCCGTCGAACAACGACGCGGCGAAGGACGCGTGGGTCTCGAAGGCCGAGCCCACGAAGCTCGCCGCCGAGGCGCTGTCCGACGGTTCCACGACCATCGTTCAGCTGCCGTACTACCTGCCCGACTGGAACACCATTTCCAAGACGGACAACGAGCCGGCGTTCCAGAAGGTCATGAACGGGTCGATGAGTGCCAAGGACTTCCTGAACACTCTGGCCGATCAGCTCAATGAGGCTCAGACGGAGTGGAACGAGCAGAAGGGCTAGGCGGGGCCTGCACTTCTCAGGCTGGGGAATTGGACTGACCGTGGGGAACTGCGGGGCCGTTGTGGCTGGTCGCGCAGTTCCCCGCGCCCCTGAAGGGGGGCGAATTCCCCCGGCCTGCCAGGAAGCGCCGAGCCTCCTGCTGCCCGAAACAGCTGAACCCCCTGTGTGAAAGGCGCCACCTCCTGCACCAACCGCAGCTCTCCCATGCCCGAAAGGCACATCGTCGTGTCACTCACCCGCAGACAGGTCACCACCGCGGCGCTTGCCGCCGTTCCCCTCGCCGTCGCGGCGACGGGGCCCGCCACTGCCGCCTCCCCGTCGGGGCGGCCCCGTGGGCGCACGCTCCATATCGCCGGTGATTCCACCGCCGCCCAGAAATACGCCGATGCCGCGCCCGAGACCGGCTGGGGCATGGCGCTTCCGTTCTTTCTGCGAGAGCAGTTGGCTGTCGCCAACCATGCGGTGAACGGGCGTAGTTCGAAGAGTTTCATCGACGAAGGGCGTCTCGACGTCATTCTCGCCGCGATCCGGCCCGGTGATCTCCTTCTCGTTCAGTTCGGGCACAACGACTCCAAGGTCGCCGATCACACCCGGTACACCGAGCCGTGGACGACGTATCAGGACTATCTCCGTCAGTACGTCGACGGGGCGCGGGCGCGGGGTGCCCGGCCCGTGCTGGCCACATCCGTGGAGCGCCGGAAGTTCGACGCCGACGGGAATGCCGTGGGGACCCATGGCGAATATCCCGCGGCCGTTCGGGCCCTCTCCGAGGAGGAGGGGGTGGCGTTGCTCGATATTCAGGCGTCGTCGATCGCCCTCTGGCAGCGGCTCGGTGTCGAGGAGACGAAGAAGTACTTCAACTGGACCGATGCCGAGCAGGACAACACGCATTTCAATCCGCCGGGGGCCATCGCCGTGGCGCGACTGGTCGTCGCTGGCCTGGTGCGGAAGCGGGTGCTTGCACCGCGGGATGTCCGTCGTCTGGACGAGCAGATCCCCGAGTCCTGGATCACCTGGCCCGAGGCGTAGCGGCCGACTTGCCAGGCCGATTCGATGCTGCCGGCCGTCTGCGGCTGGTCGCGCAGTTCCCCGCGCCCCTCGACGGGCGTCCCTGATTCCCTTGTTCTGAAAGGAACCGCATCCATGCGTGCTCGTATCTGGCATGCCCATGCCATCACCGCTGTCGTCGGCTGCACCGCTCTCGTACTCGGGGTGTCCGGGACCGGCATCGCTCACTCGCAGGGGCGCGACCTCGGTCGCGAAGTCCTCGGCGCCGGTGACGGCTGGGGCTCCGAAGGGACCGGTACCACCGGTGGCTCGGCCGCCGACTCCTCGCACGTCCACACCGTCACCACCTGGGCGGAGTTCAAGGCCGCGCTGAAGGCCGGCGGGAACGCCCCGAAGATCATCAAGGTCAAGGGCATGATCGACGCCGTCTCCGAGGGGTGCGAGGCCTTCGTCGCCGGGGGCTACGACCTCCAGCAGTACCTCAAGGACTACGACCCGGCGGTCTGGGGCAACGACGAGGTCGCCAGCGGTCCGCAGGAGGACGCGCGGGTCGCGTCCGCCGCCAACCAGGACTCGGAGATCAAGGCCAACATCCCCAGCAACACCACCATCGTCGGTGTCGGCAAGAACTCCGGCATCCTCGGCGGCAGCCTCCAGATCAAGGGCGTCTCGAACGTCATCATGCGCAACCTCACCATCGAGGCCCCGCTCGACTGCTTCCCGAAGTGGGACCCGACCGACGACAACAGAACGGGCAACTGGAACTCCGAGTACGACGCCGTGGTCGTCTTCGGCACCGATCACGTGTGGATCGACCACAACACGTTCACCGACGGGCGCTACCCCGACAGCGAGCGGCCGGTCTACTTCGGCAAGGTCTTCCAGCAGCACGACGGGCTGACGGACATCGTGCGCGGCGCCAACCACGTGACGGTGTCCTGGAACCGCTTCCAGGACCACGACAAGAACATGCTGATCGGGAACAGCGACAGCACCGCCACCACGGACGCCGGCAAGCTCAAGGTCACCATGCACCACAACCGCTTCGACGGGATCCTTCAGCGCTCTCCGCGTGTGCGGTTCGGACAGGTCGACGTCTACAACAACCACTACGTCGTGGCAGAGAACCAGAAGTCCGACTACTACATCTTCGGCGTCGGCATCTCCTCGCAGCTCTACGCCAGTGACAACGCGATCTCGCTGCCGGCCGGAGCCGCCGTCGGCAAGGTCCTGAAGAAGTGGAACGAGGCGCCCCTCACCGCCGAGAACAACTACGTCAACGGCAAGCGGACGGACCTCATCGCCGTCCACAACGCGGAGATTCCCGAGGAGACCCTCCAGTCCGGCGCCGGCTGGAAGCCCACCCTCCGTACGAAGGTCGACTCGCCGCGGGCCGTGCCGGGCATCGTCAACAGCCGCGCCGGCGCCGGAAAGGTCTGCTGATCATGACCTTGCCGGCATCAGCAGCAGGAGCCACGGCGGCATCAGGCACGTCGGTCGGCAGACGGTCCTTCGTCGTCGCGAGCGTGGGAGCCGCGCTCGCTCTGGGCGTCTCCTCCCAGGCCCACGCGCGCGGGCGGTCCCCCTTCGGGCGGTACGGCTCGCCGTCGGCCCGGTTGAACGAGCGCACCCTGTACGTCCACGCCGGCGGCCTCGGCGACCACACCACCGTCCAGGCTGCCGTGAACGCCGTGAGCGGCAGTGGATACACGCTCGTCATCGCCCCGGGCACGTACCGGGAAACGACCGCCGTGAGCGTCGCCCGTACGGACATGACCTGGATCGGGGCCTCCGGCGAGGCGCGGGACGTCGTGGTCGTGTACGACAACGCGGCCGGTACTCCGAAACCCGGCGGCGGCACGTACGGTACGACCGGGTCGGCGACCACCCTCGTGCAGGCCGACGGCTTCACCGCGCGGGACCTCACCTTCGCCAACGACTGGCTGCGCGCCGACCACCCCGGGATCAGCGGCACCCAGGCCGTCGCCATCAAGGTGCAGGGCGACCGGTCGGCGTTCCTGCGCTGCCGGTTCCTCGGCCACCAGGACACGCTGTACGCCGACTCGATGGCGCTCGGCACATTCGCCCGGCAGTACTACCGGGACTGTTACGTCGAGGGTGACGTGGACTTCGTGTTCGGGCGGGCCACGGCCGTGTACGAGAACTGTCACTTCCGGACGCTGACCAGGAACGATCTGACCGGAGCCCCGTACGGGTTCGTCTTCGCGCCCTCCACCTCGGGCGCCAACCCGCGCGGCTACCTGGTCACCGGTGGCCGGATCTCCAGCGAGGCGCCGGACGCCTACTACAAGCTGGCCCGCCCGTGGGTGCCCAGCTCGGACACCACCGCACGGCCCATGCTCACCGTGCGCGGGACCCGCATGAGCGCCGGCATCGACGCGGTGGCGCCCTACACCAACATGTCGTCGGGTTTCCCGTGGCAGGACCAGCGGTTCGCCGAGTACCGGAACACCGGGCCGGGCGCCGTGGTCTCCGTACCGGAGAACCGGCCCCAGCTCACCGAGGCGGAGGCCGCGTCCGCCACCCGGGCCGAGTACCTCGGTGACTGGACGCCCTGGAAGGGGTGCTGACATGCGCCGGCGCACACTGCTCACCGGGATCGCCGGTGGCCTGGTGGCCGTCGGCACGACCCCCGCCTTCGCGGAGGCCCGCCGCCGCGTCCTGCACGTCCGCCCCGGCGGCTCCGTCCAGGACGCGGTGGACGCCGTGGACGGGGAGGGATGGACGATCGTCGTGCATCCGGGTACGTATCGTGAAGTCGTCGACATCCCTGCCGACAAGGGGGAGTTGACGCTTCGCGGGGCGTCCCGCGATCCACGGGCCGCCGTGGTCGTCTTCGACAACGCCAACGGCACTCCCAGGCCCGAGGGCGGCACCTACGGCACCGCGGGCTCCGCCACCCTCACCTCGGCGGCGCCCGGTCTGACCGTCCGGGACCTCACCCTGGCCAACGACTGGCTGCGCGCCGACCACCCCGACATCACAGGCACACAGGCCGTGGCGGCGTACGTCACCGGGGACCGGTCGCACTTCGAGCGGGTGCGGTTCCTCGGCCACCAGGACACGCTGTTCGCGGACACCACCGCGCTCGACGCATTCGACCGGCAGTACTACCGGGACTGCTATGCCGAGGGTGACGTGGACTTCGTGTTCGGGCGGGCGCGGGCCGTCTTCGAACGGTGCCACTTCCACACCCTCGACCGGGACGTCACGTTCAAGCCCGAGGGCATGGTGTTCGCCCCGGCCACGGCACGCGCGAATCCGTACGGCTTCCTCGCCGTGCGGTGCCGGGTCACCTCGGGTGCCGAGGACGCCGCGTACAGGATCGCCCGGCCGTGGGTGCCGTCGTACGAGACGACCGCCTGGCCTTCGCTCGTCGTGCGGGACACCTGGCTGGGGTCCGGCATCGACGCGGTCGAGCCCTACACCAACATGCGCGAGGCGTATCCGTGGCAGACCATGCGTTTCCGGGAGTACGCCAACTCCGGTCCTGGCGCGGTGATTCCGGTGCCGGAGAACCGGCCGCAGCTCACGGACGCGGAGGCCGCCTCGCACACCCGTGAGACGTATCTCGGGGACTGGAGGCCTTATGAGTGCCGGTCCTGAGCAACACCACCTGGGGAGGCGGACGTTCGTGGCCGGAGCGGGAGCGGCCGGGTTGTTCGCCGGGGCCGGAGTCGGAGCCGGCGTGTCCCCGGCCCGTGCGGCGGACCCGGATGGCGTGGCCGACGCGGACGGCGCGGCCGAAGCGGTCGGCATCGTGGAAGGCAACCTCCCCGACTTCCACCCCCTCCTCAAGGACGAGCTCCGCTTCCCGCTCGCCTGGGGCACCTCCCCGGTCCGGGACTTCCGGGCCTGGCGGCGGGCCGCCCGTGCCAAGGTCGAGGAGCATCTGCTCGTGGAGCGGGACGAAGACACGTCGTACGCCCCGGAGTTCGGCGATCGTGCCGAAGGCGACGGGTACACACGGGAGTCGGTGACCCTCGCCCTCACCCGCTACGAGCGCGTCCGCGGCGCCCTGCTCACCCCGCACGGCCCGGGGCCCTTCCCCGCGGTCCTGCTGCTCCACGACCACGGCTCCAAGTTCGACATCGGAAAGGAGAAGCTGGTCAGGCCCTGGGGTACGGGGGAGGCGCGCCTCGCGTCCGCCCAGGCCTGGGCCGACCGGTACTTCAGCGGACGGTTCGTCGGCGACGAACTGGCCCGGCGCGGATATGTCGTCCTCGCCCTGGACGCGCTCGGCTGGGGCGACCGGGGGCCGATCACCTACGAGCAACAGCAGGCCCTGGCAAGCAACTTCTACAACCTCGGCTCCTCGCTCGCCGGGCTCATGGCCCGCGAGGACGTACGTGCCGCCCGCTTCCTGGCCGGCCTCGACCGTGTGGACCGGCGGCGGGTCACGGCCCTCGGCTTCTCCATGGGCGCCTACCGAGCCTGGCAGACCGCCGCGCTCAGCGACGACATCGCGGCCGCGGCGAGCGTCTCCTGGATGACCGGGCTCAGGGAAATGATGGTGCCCGGCAACAACACGCTGCGCGGGCAGTCGGCGTACTACATGCTCCACCCCGGGCTTGCCCGGCACCTCGACATCCCCGACGTGGCGAGCATCGCCGCACCCAGGCCGATGCTCTTCTTCCACGGTGCACTGGACACGCTGTTCACCGCTGAAGGTGTCCGGGTCGCGCACGAGAAGCTGCACGCCGTCTGGCGCTCACGTCATGCCGAGGAGCAGCTGCGCACCAAGGTCTGGCCCGAGCTGGGCCACGTGTTCACCGCGCCCCAGCAGGACGAGGTCTTCGCATGGCTCGACTCCGCCCTGTGAACGGCAGCTCTCCCCACACCGCTCGACGAAAGGTCCCCACACCCATGTCCCGTCGAACCGCTCTGTCCTTGGGCGCAGTTCTCGCCCTCGGTGCCGGGCTCGCCGTGATCCCCACCCAGGCGCAGGCCGCGACCGTGGTCGTCAGCAACTCCACCGACCTGTCCAACGCCATCAAGAACGCCACCGCGGGCACCGTCATCCAGGTGCGTGCCGGCACCTACTATCCGACGGCCACTCTCCAGTCGACCGCCAACGGCACGTCCTCCAGCCGGATCCACCTCCAGCCCTATGGCTCCGAGGCCGTGAAGATCGACGGCTCGAACCTTCCCGACGGAGACTGGATCTTCAAGCTGACCGCCGACTACTGGACGGTCTCGGGGATCACCTTCCAGAACTCCCCGGACAGCGCGGTCGTCTGCCAGTCCTGCGCCTCGACCGTCTGGGACAACATCAAGACGATCAACGGCGGCGACTCCGGATTCACGCTCACCGGGGACAGCACCACCAACAACACCGTCCGGAACATCGACAGTTACGGCCACTACGACGCCGCCAACCACGGTGAGAACGCGGACGGCATCGCCATCAAGTTCGGTTCGGGCAGCGGCAACCTCGTCACCGGGGCGCGCCTCTACAACAACTCGGACGACGGCCTGGACTTCTGGTCGTTCTCGTCGCCGGTCACCGTCGAGCACACCTGGGCCATGGGCAACGGCAGGAACCGCTGGAGCGACTCGGCCTTCGCAGGCGACGGCAACGGCTACAAGCTGGGCGGCGACGGCGAGGTCGTGGCCCACGTCGTCAACAACTCCGCGGCCTGGGACAACGCGGGCAACGGCTTCACGGAGAACAGCAACAAGGGCGCCATCGTCATCAACCGCACCACCGCCTACGCCAACGCCAAGTGGGGCTACTACTTCGCCACCGGCGCCGCCAGGCTCGGCAAGAACCTGGCGGTGAGCAACAGCGGCGGCTCGGTGAACAAGGGCTCGTCGGTCGTCTCGTCCGGCAACAACTGGGACTCGGGCATCTCGACGCCGGCCTTCCGGTCCACCAGCGCGACGACCACGTACAACGCCCGCCAGTCGAACGGTGCGCTGCCCGTGACCACGTTTCTGACCACGGGCAGCACCACCATCGGCGCGACGATGGACTGAGCCGGTACTACCGGCGCACGGGCCTGATCGACTCCAGGGTCGGCACCACCGGCAGAATCGTGCCGTCGGCCGCGAACTTCATGCGGTCGATGGTCGTCTCCCGGTGCGTGCCGTCCCCGCCCGCCAGACCCGGCCCGTTCAGGCCGAACCGGTGGTAGACCATGTACCAGTCGTCCGTGCCGGGGGCGTTGACCACCGAGTGGTGGCCCGTGGCGAGGATGCCGTACTCCGGGCGCTTGGACAGGATCGTGCCCCGCTTGGTCCACGGGCCGAGCGGGGAGGGACCGGTCGCGTAGGCGACGTGGTAGTTCTCGCTGCGGGTGTCGTCCTCGGACCACATGAAGTAGTACGTGCCCTTGCGCTCGACCACGAAGGCGCCCTCCCGGAAGTTGTCCGGGGTGATGTCCTGCACCTTCGACGCGTCGAACGACACCATGTCGTCGTTCAGCGGGACGACGTAACCGTGGCCGTTGCCCCAGTAGAGGTACGACGTCCCGTCGTCGTCCGTGAAGACCGCCGGGTCGATCATCTGGCCCTGCAGCGAACCGCCCTTCGCCACCAGGGGTTTGCCGAGGGCGTCCTTGAAGGGACCGGCGGGGGAGTCGGCCACCGCCACGCCGATCTGCTGCTCGGCGCAGAAGTAGAAGTAGTACTTGCCGTCGCGCTCGGCGATCGCCGGGGCCCACGCGTTCTTGTCGGCCCAGGACACGTCGGGTCCCAGGTCGAGGATCTCGCCGTGGTCCTTCCAGTGGGCCAGGTCCTTCGACGAGAAGGCCTTGAACTTCGTGCCGCTCCAGCCCGGGAAGCCGTCGGTCGTCGGGTAGATCCAGTAACGGCCGTCCAGGTACTGGATGTCGGGGTCCGCGTACAGCCCCGGCAGGACCGGGCTGCGGGTCGGCACGGCCTCGACGGTCCAGGTGCGGGTCGTGCCGTCGGCCGCCGTCACCTTGTACTTCTGCGGTTTGCGGAAGTCGCGGCGCGTGCCGGACGCCGGGCTCACCGTGGCGCCCTCACCGAGCCAGAGCTTCGGCGCGAGCCGTGAGAGGTTCTCGCCCGGCTTCATCGGCAGCACGACCTTCGAGGCCGCCTCGGTGACGATGGCGTACCCCTTCTGGTCCTTCACCGTCGCGTCCACGACCGAGGTGCCGCTCACCGGATACGCGGCGAGCAGCCGGTCGTACTCCGCCTGCGTGACCGGCATGACCGTGCCGTGCCGCGGGCTGGCGGGCAACTGGTAGTTCTTCGACATCGTCCACTTGCCCGAGTCGAGGTCGGTGGTCTCGAAGGGCACGTAGCCGCGGCCGCCGTACTCGTCGATGAACAGGTACCACTTCTCCTCGGTGTTGGACTTGAAGACCGTCGGGCCCTCACCGCGGTCGATCGAGCCGCTGCCGATGCAGTCCGACACGAAGTCGTACGAGGTGTCCGTGAGCGAGGTCGACTTCTCCGCGGTGATGAACTTCGAGCAGGGACTGGAGGAGGTGGGGTCCCGCTCGTCCTTGGTGTAGCGGTAGTAAGTGCCCTTGTTCTTCACGACGGTCGAGTCGATCACCGAGTAGCCGGGGTCGTCCCAGACCTTCGGCGCGCTGAAGGTGCGGAAGTCCTTCGTCGTCGCGTACATCATCTTGTTGTACGTGGAGCCGGTGTGGTCCGGGTCGTCGTCGGCGTACAGCTTGGACGCCCAGAAGACGACGAACTCACCGAGCTTGTCGTCCCAATAGGCCTCCGGCGCCCAGGTGTTGCCCGCGCTGTCCGGTGAGACCTTCACCAGGCGCTGGTCGGTCCAGTGGACCAGGTCGGTGGACTCCCAGACCATGATGGACTTGCTGCCGTGGCGCTGGACGTCGTCCCAACTGCCGCTGGAGTTCTGGTACATGCGCAGATCGGTCGCGATCATGTAGAACTTGTCGCCCTTGGGGGAGCGGATCACGAACGGGTCGCGCAGGCCCTTCTCGCCGGTCGTGGACGTGAGCACCGGCTTGCCGCCGTTCAGCTCCCGCCAGTGCAGCGGGTCGTTGCCCCGGCTGAGGGCGTAGCGGATCTGCTCGCCGTCCGCCGTGCCCTCGCCGGTGAAGTAGGCGAAGAGGTAGCCGGCGTACTTCTGTTTGCTCACGTGGGGTGCTCCGGGTGGTGCTTCGGGCTGGGCCGCCGGACTCGGTGGGGCGGCGAGCAGGCTCAGGAGGAGGGCGAAGAGGGGGATCAGGAGCGTTCGCACGGTGCGGGGGCGCATGACACATCCTGTGGGGGTCTGGTGGATTCTGTTGGGATGGACTGCTCTGGGAGTGTCACCAGTGGCGGACGGGGCCGTCAATCGGTGGAAGCGGACCTGGGGCGAGCGAAAGTTTCGATTCGTTTCGCGCGGGCCCGGCAACCTTTTCCGGGCAGGCGGCGACCAGGGATCAGAGGCGGGGCCGAGAAAAGAAAGCGGCCCCGGCCCCGCCTCTCCCCCCGTTCCCCAGGAAAGGATCGTCCCCGTGCGTCTCGGCACCGGACGGCACCGCAGGACCGGCACCCTCTCCGTCGCCACGGCGGTGGTCGTCGCCTCCGGGGCGGGAGGCGTCTACCTCGGCCTCTCGCCCGACGGGGCGAGCGCCGCCGGCACGACGGTGACCGTGTCGACCGCGGCGCAGCTGGAGTCCGCCGTCGGGAACGCCGTGGCCGGCACCACCATCCAGGTGCGCGGCGGCACGTACTACCCGACGCGGACCCTCAAGTCGGCCGCGAACGGCACGAGTTCGGCCCGGATCACGCTCCGGGCGCACGACGGCGAGAAGGTACGGATCGACGGTGCGAAGCTGGCCGCCGGATCCTCGCTCGCCGGGATCGACGGCGACCACTGGACCGTCGAGGACATCACCTGGCAGAACTCGCCGGCCCTCGGATTCGTCGCCACCTCGTCCGTCGGAGGCGTCTTCAGGAATCTGGTCACCGCGGACAACGGCGACTCCGGGTTCACGCTGCGCGGGGACGGCACTACGGACAACCTCGTGCAGAACCTGCGCAGTTACGGCAACTACGACGCCGCGGGGCACGGCCGGAACGCGGACGGTATCGGCGTGAAGTTCGGCTCCGGCACGGGCAACAGGATCGTCGGCGCCCGTCTCTACGACAACTCCGACGACGGCCTGGATCTCTGGCAGTTCTCCAGTCCGGTCACCGTCGAGCACTCGTCGGCGTACGGGAACGGGAAGAACCGCTGGAAGGACCGCGCCTTCGAGGGCGGCGGCCACGGGTTCGAACTCGGCGGAGGGGGTGCTTCGGTCGCTCATGTCCTCGACGACAACGAGGCCCACGGCAACAGCTCCGCCGGGTTCTACGTCCCCGGGGCGCGAGACGGGCTCTGAGGTCAGGACAGCAGGTCCATGCAGTCGAAGGACGTGCCCGGACTCAGGAACGCCGAGCCCGTCGAGCCGCTGACCACGTTCAGCTTGAGGATGTTGTACTGACCGGTGTCCGACTTCCAGGCGGTCGCCGGGATGTTGTACGTGAACGTGTGGTTGTTGCCCCGGTAGGAGCCCGTGGTGAGGGACCGTGTCGAGGGCTGTGACGGAGCTGCCGGAATCGCCGACACCCAGTCGTTGACCGTCACGCGCGGGCGGCCGTTGATGTAGGCCGTCGTCACCCCGACGCGCAGGGTGTGTGCGGCAGCTGCCTGCGCGGCCGTCAGCTTGAAATAGACGAGGACGCCGTCGTTGACGTCCTTCCAGATGTAGCAGGGGAAGGCCGCGGCCTCGCCGCCGCTGCCGATGGTGACGTTGCCGGTCCACTTCGAGGCGCGGCCGTCGGACGGATGCGCGTACGTCATCAGGTCGGCGTTCTTGAACTCACCGGGCGTGCCGTCCCAGTCGCCGAGCCGCCAGATGGTGCCCGCGGTGCTCGGGTCACCGCTGATCGTGATGCTGTTGAGGGCCGTCGTGCCGCCCGCGGTGACCGTCACCTCCCGGGTGTGGACGGCGAGTTCGCCCTTGTGGACCGTCAGCGTGTACGTGCCCGGAAGCATCCCAGGACACGAGAAGGCGCCCGTGCCGGAGGCGGCCTTCGCCCAGTACTGGGCGGCGGAGTTGGCGAAGCCCACGGTGTACGCGTAGTCCGCGTCCATGCCCTTGAGGCCGACGCCCGCCACCTTGCCGCGCCCGGACTTGCCCACCCAGCCGGTGATGCCCAGGCCGTCCACCCAGGAGGTGTCGAGGTTGGCGTGGGACAGCGAGGAGGAGGGCGCGCCGCCGTCGGTGAAGCTCAGGACGTACGGGCCCTGCAGCCCGTACCGCTCGGGCTCCGTCTGCGACTGGTTGTA from Streptomyces sp. NBC_00258 includes:
- a CDS encoding pectate lyase family protein, giving the protein MTHFRSKRLPRPGSGLGLGRILVTVTALVASLGLGAVTSAEATADAIPVSPRGPDKAHGFASLEGGTSGGAGGKVVTVTTQAGLERYAAAEEPYVIRVAGTIKAEPFGANVVVASDKTIIGVGTAGELVQGELHLTPGTHNVIIRNLTIRDSYVEGNWDCKDTDFDGIQMDTVHHVWVDHNRFSRICDGQLDIRKDSEYVTVSYNRFENNNKTLGIGWTPNVKTQITIDHNWFRGTKQRNPSADNCAYAHLYNNYMTAQADPGDPVWTYGNWSRGKTRMVIENSYYKDVQHPYQADTTAELVQRGSILKNTSGRQETWGTAFDPRDLYDYRLDPAAAVPALVSRFSGPQKALHTRH
- a CDS encoding ABC transporter substrate-binding protein, with protein sequence MKTSIHRSSRGGRRSTAAVALSAVLALTATACGDDGSGSAGDKGADGSGKGEIVFWDNNGGIRTDVWKKIIADFEKANPDIKVKYVGIASTEYQSKVDTALQGGGLPDVGGVGAAMLAGFAAQNALEPLDDRLGKSSLNGKLNEDMVKSLKAAGGRDDTLYSIPTSANNGVLYYRTDLFKKAGLDEPSTWDKFYEAADKLTDKGKNEFGYTIRGGAGSIAQALDAMYGQSGITSFWDSGNEKTTVNDPKNVAALEKYVGLFKKVTPAADLNNDFTKMVAQWDSGTIGMLNHNLGSYQDHVKALGVDKFRGIPQPVGPGGKRVQVSNPVDGLGLFKSSKNKDAAWKFIDFATSKAENSMFNESAGQVPSNNDAAKDAWVSKAEPTKLAAEALSDGSTTIVQLPYYLPDWNTISKTDNEPAFQKVMNGSMSAKDFLNTLADQLNEAQTEWNEQKG
- a CDS encoding rhamnogalacturonan acetylesterase translates to MSLTRRQVTTAALAAVPLAVAATGPATAASPSGRPRGRTLHIAGDSTAAQKYADAAPETGWGMALPFFLREQLAVANHAVNGRSSKSFIDEGRLDVILAAIRPGDLLLVQFGHNDSKVADHTRYTEPWTTYQDYLRQYVDGARARGARPVLATSVERRKFDADGNAVGTHGEYPAAVRALSEEEGVALLDIQASSIALWQRLGVEETKKYFNWTDAEQDNTHFNPPGAIAVARLVVAGLVRKRVLAPRDVRRLDEQIPESWITWPEA
- a CDS encoding pectate lyase family protein; translation: MRARIWHAHAITAVVGCTALVLGVSGTGIAHSQGRDLGREVLGAGDGWGSEGTGTTGGSAADSSHVHTVTTWAEFKAALKAGGNAPKIIKVKGMIDAVSEGCEAFVAGGYDLQQYLKDYDPAVWGNDEVASGPQEDARVASAANQDSEIKANIPSNTTIVGVGKNSGILGGSLQIKGVSNVIMRNLTIEAPLDCFPKWDPTDDNRTGNWNSEYDAVVVFGTDHVWIDHNTFTDGRYPDSERPVYFGKVFQQHDGLTDIVRGANHVTVSWNRFQDHDKNMLIGNSDSTATTDAGKLKVTMHHNRFDGILQRSPRVRFGQVDVYNNHYVVAENQKSDYYIFGVGISSQLYASDNAISLPAGAAVGKVLKKWNEAPLTAENNYVNGKRTDLIAVHNAEIPEETLQSGAGWKPTLRTKVDSPRAVPGIVNSRAGAGKVC
- a CDS encoding pectinesterase family protein encodes the protein MTLPASAAGATAASGTSVGRRSFVVASVGAALALGVSSQAHARGRSPFGRYGSPSARLNERTLYVHAGGLGDHTTVQAAVNAVSGSGYTLVIAPGTYRETTAVSVARTDMTWIGASGEARDVVVVYDNAAGTPKPGGGTYGTTGSATTLVQADGFTARDLTFANDWLRADHPGISGTQAVAIKVQGDRSAFLRCRFLGHQDTLYADSMALGTFARQYYRDCYVEGDVDFVFGRATAVYENCHFRTLTRNDLTGAPYGFVFAPSTSGANPRGYLVTGGRISSEAPDAYYKLARPWVPSSDTTARPMLTVRGTRMSAGIDAVAPYTNMSSGFPWQDQRFAEYRNTGPGAVVSVPENRPQLTEAEAASATRAEYLGDWTPWKGC
- a CDS encoding pectinesterase family protein — protein: MRRRTLLTGIAGGLVAVGTTPAFAEARRRVLHVRPGGSVQDAVDAVDGEGWTIVVHPGTYREVVDIPADKGELTLRGASRDPRAAVVVFDNANGTPRPEGGTYGTAGSATLTSAAPGLTVRDLTLANDWLRADHPDITGTQAVAAYVTGDRSHFERVRFLGHQDTLFADTTALDAFDRQYYRDCYAEGDVDFVFGRARAVFERCHFHTLDRDVTFKPEGMVFAPATARANPYGFLAVRCRVTSGAEDAAYRIARPWVPSYETTAWPSLVVRDTWLGSGIDAVEPYTNMREAYPWQTMRFREYANSGPGAVIPVPENRPQLTDAEAASHTRETYLGDWRPYECRS